One window of the Oncorhynchus gorbuscha isolate QuinsamMale2020 ecotype Even-year linkage group LG17, OgorEven_v1.0, whole genome shotgun sequence genome contains the following:
- the LOC124002094 gene encoding insulinoma-associated protein 2-like — protein MPRGFLVKRSKRGSAASYRTRNDNELLKVDMPVHTPEERTGVPNACPIVPLSEDGTFGEPWTSDPAEADQVQLPESAGKVEIREDFGRYPLHYPLTEPDHDGSPGRADLSYSPIKPVGTELEKSFFDRCMSSPTVTESFAMSTPVSSIERLLQNHAPFGHSDMKFDPPVHLYPSLHHAMKRTYMEPERKTKPTSKKPKVIRKLSLEDEISTSPVLGLRIKKETPEFKAATASSGNKKPLGEFICQLCKEEYPDPFSLAQHKCSRIVRIEYRCPECDKVFSCPANLASHRRWHKPRPVTNGEAQSAKKSQPEAQLHERTSVEGKENASELRVNNQHHVSPDSSICQRSITVDSSHRQEQVLRRAQESPPPFDPRYRVTEKSIDLHIRAGDSSSTMHCPETDVASPFLQNSGTVEEIYECRYCSKKFRRQAYLRKHLAAHETIKVSPYNQIESGQITFPCHLCGAHFPSAEIRDKHRVWHAMRDDILMNPGKIAGRPELIRPDLTQGDQQIFTCKHCPSTFFSSPGLTRHINKSHPTENRQVMLLQMAVRPGC, from the coding sequence ATGCCCAGAGGATTTTTAGTGAAGAGGAGTAAACGCGGCTCAGCGGCTTCTTACAGAACTCGTAATGACAACGAACTGCTAAAAGTGGACATGCCTGTGCATACACCGGAGGAGCGAACTGGGGTGCCAAATGCGTGCCCAATTGTGCCGTTATCCGAGGATGGTACATTTGGAGAGCCATGGACAAGCGACCCGGCTGAAGCGGATCAGGTTCAGCTGCCGGAGAGCGCAGGCAAGGTGGAGATCAGGGAGGACTTTGGGAGATACCCCctacactatcccctcactgaacCGGACCATGACGGGTCTCCTGGCCGGGCTGACCTCTCCTATAGCCCGATAAAACCAGTTGGCACCGAGCTGGAAAAATCTTTCTTCGACCGGTGTATGAGTTCACCAACCGTGACAGAGTCGTTCGCGATGAGCACGCCCGTGTCCTCAATAGAGAGACTTCTACAAAATCACGCACCCTTTGGACACTCTGATATGAAATTCGACCCACCTGTgcacctctacccatctctccatcATGCTATGAAACGCACGTACATGGAGCCGGAGCGAAAGACCAAGCCAACATCCAAAAAGCCTAAAGTGATCAGGAAGCTCAGTTTAGAGGATGAAATCTCCACCTCACCAGTGCTTGGGCTGAGAATTAAGAAGGAGACCCCTGAATTTAAAGCAGCAACAGCATCTTCTGGTAATAAGAAACCGTTGGGAGAATTCATCTGCCAGCTCTGCAAAGAGGAATATCCTGACCCTTTCTCCCTCGCGCAACACAAGTGCTCCAGGATTGTGCGCATAGAGTACCGCTGTCCCGAGTGCGACAAAGTTTTCAGCTGTCCTGCCAACCTGGCCTCTCATCGCAGGTGGCATAAGCCTCGTCCGGTTACCAACGGAGAGGCACAGAGCGCAAAAAAGTCACAACCAGAGGCACAGTTGCACGAGAGGACATCCGTGGAAGGGAAAGAGAATGCGAGCGAGTTGAGAGTTAACAATCAGCACCACGTCTCTCCGGACAGCTCCATTTGTCAGCGGTCCATTACGGTGGACAGCTCCCACAGACAAGAGCAGGTACTCAGAAGGGCACAGGAGAGCCCGCCGCCCTTCGATCCGCGCTACCGGGTCACAGAGAAAAGCATTGACCTGCACATCAGAGCGGGTGACAGCTCAAGCACAATGCATTGTCCGGAGACTGACGTTGCCTCTCCCTTCTTACAGAACTCCGGGACAGTTGAGGAGATTTACGAATGTCGCTATTGCAGCAAGAAGTTCCGAAGACAAGCGTATCTGAGGAAACATCTTGCAGCGCACGAGACAATCAAAGTCTCGCCATATAACCAGATAGAGAGTGGGCAAATCACGTTTCCCTGTCACTTGTGTGGTGCCCATTTCCCATCCGCTGAAATTCGGGACAAGCACAGAGTTTGGCATGCAATGAGAGACGACATTCTAATGAATCCAGGGAAGATTGCGGGTAGACCAGAATTAATAAGACCAGACCTCACACAGGGAGATCAACAGATATTCACCTGTAAGCACTGCCCCTCTACCTTCTTCAGTTCTCCTGGGCTCACGAGGCATATCAACAAGTCTCACCCTACAGAGAACCGGCAGGTGATGCTGCTACAGATGGCAGTGCGGCCCGGCTGCTAG